The Eleutherodactylus coqui strain aEleCoq1 chromosome 6, aEleCoq1.hap1, whole genome shotgun sequence genome window below encodes:
- the LOC136571749 gene encoding olfactory receptor 8H1-like produces the protein MNQETKTFSTYMSLQQKMHDFLNVSENKSSPDDFMLLGFSKGQAVCSLLLGLIYILILLGNLTVFSIIQVDSRLKTPMYFFLSCLAILDVCYSTVTLPHMLVNSITGNRKISFHRCFIQLCFFVYVGGMESLLLTAMAYDRYVAICNPLRYSTIMNKTFCFYVVVGSCIIGWLNSMSHTLMTLRLTFCDVRHINNFFCDVLPLLEAACSDTQIIQMIMHVDTVLLGASTFLIVMNSYVHIVSTILKIHSSDRKQTFSTCSSHLIVVTVFYITGTFSYNSPRSADSFYVTQVSSLVYSFLPPLLNPIVYCLRNNDVKRALKKIMLKNEKKKY, from the exons ATGAACCAGGAGACTAAAACATTTTCAACCTACATGTCTCTACAACAAAAAATGCATG attttttaaatgtttctgaAAACAAGAGTTCTCCAGATGACTTCATGTTGTTAGGATTTTCCAAGGGCCAGGCTGTCTGTTCACTTTTGCTTGGCCTGATCTACATTTTGATTCTTTTAGGAAATCTGACCGTATTCAGTATCATCCAGGTGGACAGCCGCCTCAAGACCCCTATGTACTTTTTCTTGAGTTGCCTAGCCATTTTAGATGTCTGTTACTCTACTGTTACCCTTCCGCATATGCTGGTCAATTCTATAACAGGAAACAGAAAGATATCCTTCCATAGATGTTTTATTCAGCTCTGTTTTTTTGTTTACGTTGGAGGTATGGAGAGTCTTCTTCTCACTGCCATGGCCTATGACAGATATGTGGCCATATGTAACCCTTTACGATACTCCACAATTATGAATAAAACATTCTGCTTCTATGTTGTGGTGGGATCTTGCATCATTGGGTGGTTAAACTCCATGTCTCATACTTTAATGACCTTGAGACTAACGTTTTGTGATGTACGGCACATCAACAATTTCTTCTGTGATGTCCTTCCATTGTTGGAAGCTGCTTGTAGTGATACGCAGATCATTCAAATGATAATGCATGTAGACACTGTCTTGCTTGGAGCTTcaacatttttaattgtaatgaaCTCCTACGTCCACATTGTTTCCACTATATTAAAAATACACTCTTCTGATAGAAAGCAGACTTTCTCTACATGTTCTTCCCACCTCATCGTTGTCACGGTCTTCTACATAACTGGTACTTTCAGTTACAATAGTCCAAGGTCTGCAGATTCATTTTATGTCACTCAAGTCTCATCTCTTGTATACAGTTTTCTtcctccactgctgaatcccattGTATACTGCTTGAGAAACAATGATGTGAAGAGAGCATTGAAAAAAATAatgctaaaaaatgaaaaaaaaaagtattag